GCTCTTGCCGAGAAGAGGTCTGAACACCTGTAAAACAAAACCACATTAAAGGATTGGTTAATGCAATTTCTATTGACtagcgttggtgtgtgtgtgtgtatgtttagtgtacaggttgtgttttattttctgtggcTTACCCTATTGTTggagtctgtgctgtgctgttcatCGTACGAGTCATCatgtgtggagacagaggaaagcTGTTCATTGACTGTGGAGCTCTGGGTGGACATGTAGGTGTCGGATTCTCCTGAGTCGATGCTGTGGCCAGGGAGAGGCATCCTTCTGATGAGTCCACCGGTGGAGCCCTTCTTTGAGTCCGGAGACCTGTCTCGCTGGCCGCACCTGCGGGAGAGGGCCACAGTCACGATGGCCACCAGCAGAAGAGCACAGCCGACGCCAAgcaagatgatgatgatcaggGAGGTGTCCACAGCCTCAGGGCCCTCCGAGTCTTCGTGTGACTGCAGCAGCACCAGGATCGGCTCCTCGTTGATGGCCATGTCCGTGACCTCAAACCGGACAGTGGCGATGCAGGAGAGCGGAGACCTGCCGCTGTCCGTGACGGCAATCTTCACCACCAGGACATCTCCTAGTGTGAACGACAGGCCATATTTTAGAACCAGCTCTCCGCCGAGTTTGCTGATGGAGAAGAGTTGTTGTTTGTCCTCAACCAGCCTGTAGGTGAGCTCTCCATTCATGCCTTCATCCGAGTCTCTGGCCTTGACCCTCAGAGCGAGGTAGCCAGCTGGAGCATTGTAAGGAAGGGGAACATCAGCGGAGTCATTTAACAGAACCGGGTACAGGATGAAAGGGGCGTTGTCGTTTTGGTCCAGAACTTTGATTCTGACTACAGTTGTGCTGGACATTTGAGGTGAACCGCTGTCTGTGGCTTCAATCGGCACGTCAATTTGCTTTACAGACTCGTAATTAAAAGCCCTGACTGTGTGGAGTGACCCTGAGAGAGGATCTATTGAAACAAAAGAGGACAGTGGCGCGCCCCCTGGTGTCTCGCCGTCTATGAGTTTGTAAGTCACTTTTCCGTTCTCCCCGGCATCGGGGTCACGGGCTACCACTGTGGCAATGTAAGCACCAGAAGCTTTGTTCTCCATCACTGATATTTCGTATACGGATTTACTGAATGTTGGCGGGTTGTCGTTTTCATCTCTTACCCTGACCGTGTACTGCTTCAAAGTTTTGAAAGGCGGAGAGCCCATATCTTCGGCCTCGAATGTCAGGTTGTACTCGTTGATCTTTTCTCTGTCCAGCGTAGTCGTGGTAACAACCATAAGAGAATTGCCATAAGCCTGTTGCAGTTTGAAGTGCTCGTGCCCATTCAAACTCACGCGCACGTAGCCGTTTTCGCCCGAGTCTCTGTCCGAGGTGCTGATCAAAGCGACGAAACTCTCCACTGCCGCAGCCTCTGTTATGTACGCCACTCCGTCACTCATCGATGTCATCGGTTTGATGTTGATCTCGGGTGGGTTGTCGTTCACGTCCAAGACTTCAATCACGACTTTGCAGGTCGATGGAATCGAGTTGAGGCCCATGTCATACGCCTGAATATTCAGCTCGTAGGATCTCTTCGTCTCGAAATCGACTGGCGACTTCAGGGTCACTGCGCCAGTAATCGGGTCGATTTGAAATGTGCCTTTGACCTCTTCCTGGGACCCCTCAGCAAAGTCGTACCGCACTTCCCCATTGAGTCCCT
Above is a window of Clupea harengus chromosome 21, Ch_v2.0.2, whole genome shotgun sequence DNA encoding:
- the LOC105911939 gene encoding protocadherin-8-like; the encoded protein is MNNRVKETMIVRVSFVLLLALCAVGGTTTKYYSYEEDAPGTFIGNLSDDLKIDRAEDPNTSFRFMQETNSTLIHMRATDGLLTVGDRIDRESLCQRSPRCLVTFDVVVFFKEKFLLIHVEIHVRDINDHSPEFQRNTTDLEISENVLVGSRFPLDAAVDPDVGNNYIQTYELLHNSHFGIEVRNREDGTKYPELILIKALDREVEENYTLEVIASDGGSPPKSGSMSVNVKVLDFNDNSPVFEHDTLKVEFPEDAPVGFLLLKVHASDPDQGLNGEVRYDFAEGSQEEVKGTFQIDPITGAVTLKSPVDFETKRSYELNIQAYDMGLNSIPSTCKVVIEVLDVNDNPPEINIKPMTSMSDGVAYITEAAAVESFVALISTSDRDSGENGYVRVSLNGHEHFKLQQAYGNSLMVVTTTTLDREKINEYNLTFEAEDMGSPPFKTLKQYTVRVRDENDNPPTFSKSVYEISVMENKASGAYIATVVARDPDAGENGKVTYKLIDGETPGGAPLSSFVSIDPLSGSLHTVRAFNYESVKQIDVPIEATDSGSPQMSSTTVVRIKVLDQNDNAPFILYPVLLNDSADVPLPYNAPAGYLALRVKARDSDEGMNGELTYRLVEDKQQLFSISKLGGELVLKYGLSFTLGDVLVVKIAVTDSGRSPLSCIATVRFEVTDMAINEEPILVLLQSHEDSEGPEAVDTSLIIIILLGVGCALLLVAIVTVALSRRCGQRDRSPDSKKGSTGGLIRRMPLPGHSIDSGESDTYMSTQSSTVNEQLSSVSTHDDSYDEQHSTDSNNRVFRPLLGKSHFESVAVWQGDKFTSQISGIGSTDQTSVKDSGKGDSDSNDSDSDISGEAARKVPCNIQPQANNSFYTGPVERLGQPYEIPTYSSSSLMANGGYTIAFSRASAYGPMHVDPQAPYWRERGYHTRLPKVALPGQRPAPLCHRTGTLPTHLSHHRYDYHAQLDQQFPYTPRELAEVVVQPQTSF